A portion of the Faecalibacterium sp. I3-3-89 genome contains these proteins:
- a CDS encoding DegV family protein, whose translation MEMRDTMSKIAILTDSSCDIPQELAEKYGIDIMGFHILLDDEDIVEREKYTPEEFYDKMRAAKGIPSTAAITPIQFCEKYCQYVDEGYTDVIHVPINRSGSSTYNNAVMAQGMLREERPEHHLNIHLLDPHTYSMVFGWYVCEMARKLQNGAELRHVIGEFEAQMNKMEVILGPYSLKQMKKSGRISAAAAVMGELMGIRPIITLIDGKTKVESKVRGDDKVIPAMIDLCKKRTEGVEDFDYMIGHTSIPQAVELEKACRRAFGKAPLTTFDLGGVVSANTGPDTLALVYVGKPRG comes from the coding sequence ATGGAAATGAGGGATACTATGAGCAAAATTGCGATTCTGACCGACTCCTCCTGCGACATCCCGCAGGAGCTGGCCGAAAAATACGGCATCGACATCATGGGCTTCCATATCCTGCTGGACGACGAGGATATTGTGGAGCGCGAGAAATACACCCCCGAGGAGTTCTACGACAAGATGCGGGCCGCTAAGGGCATCCCCTCCACGGCTGCCATCACCCCCATCCAGTTCTGTGAGAAGTACTGCCAGTATGTGGACGAGGGCTACACCGACGTCATCCATGTGCCCATCAACCGCTCCGGCTCCTCCACCTACAACAACGCCGTCATGGCGCAGGGGATGCTGCGGGAGGAGCGCCCGGAGCACCACCTGAACATCCACCTGCTGGACCCCCACACCTACTCGATGGTGTTCGGCTGGTATGTCTGCGAGATGGCCCGCAAGCTGCAGAACGGCGCAGAGCTTCGTCACGTCATCGGCGAGTTCGAGGCACAGATGAACAAGATGGAGGTCATCCTCGGACCCTACAGCCTCAAGCAGATGAAGAAGAGCGGCCGCATCTCCGCCGCTGCCGCCGTCATGGGCGAGCTGATGGGCATCCGCCCCATCATCACCCTCATCGACGGCAAGACCAAGGTGGAGAGCAAGGTGCGCGGCGACGACAAGGTCATACCCGCCATGATCGACCTGTGCAAAAAGCGCACCGAGGGCGTGGAGGACTTCGACTATATGATCGGCCACACCTCCATCCCGCAGGCCGTGGAGCTGGAAAAGGCCTGCCGCAGGGCGTTCGGCAAAGCCCCCCTCACCACCTTTGATCTGGGCGGCGTCGTCTCGGCCAACACCGGCCCCGACACCCTTGCGCTGGTCTATGTGGGCAAGCCCCGGGGCTGA
- a CDS encoding tRNA (cytidine(34)-2'-O)-methyltransferase: MSEKPTLNIVLVEPRIPQNTGNVARTCACTACRLHLVGPMGFAIDDRKLKHAGLDYWHYLDISYYDGLDDFFARNAGPFYYFTTKAPQRYTDVVYPDGAYLVFGREDAGLPEALLAANQEHCIRMPMRDTCRSLNLSNSVAVGVYEVLRQWDFPELLDHGHLRDYEWK; the protein is encoded by the coding sequence ATGAGCGAAAAACCGACCCTGAACATCGTGCTGGTGGAGCCGCGCATCCCGCAGAACACCGGCAACGTGGCCCGCACCTGCGCCTGCACGGCCTGCCGCCTCCATCTGGTGGGGCCGATGGGCTTTGCCATCGACGACCGGAAGCTCAAGCACGCCGGGCTGGACTACTGGCACTATCTGGACATCAGCTATTATGATGGTCTGGACGACTTCTTCGCCCGAAACGCCGGGCCGTTCTACTACTTTACGACCAAAGCGCCCCAGCGCTACACCGACGTCGTCTACCCGGACGGGGCCTACCTCGTGTTTGGCCGGGAGGACGCCGGGCTGCCGGAAGCGCTGCTGGCAGCCAATCAGGAGCACTGCATCCGGATGCCCATGCGGGACACCTGCCGCAGCCTGAACCTGTCCAACAGCGTCGCTGTGGGTGTGTACGAGGTGCTGCGCCAGTGGGATTTTCCGGAGCTGCTGGACCACGGCCATCTGCGAGATTATGAATGGAAATGA
- a CDS encoding PfkB family carbohydrate kinase yields the protein MLKITEPKKVLCIHDLSGVGRCSLAVILPVLSVMGIQPVALPTVMLSTHTGGFGAPARLDGYAYGEAALEHYRELGLSFDCIYTGYLGGEAQAALAEKAFDLWPSAYKVVDPVMGDNGRAYTTVTPAFIDRMRQLCRRADLILPNATEAGLLLEKPLPDPLDEAGAQALADELAAALAPNVVVTGLQLDKYIACAGAGRERFVVKKLHIARNFPGTGDLYGAVLIGSLIQGNALSAAADNAAEFVALAIQKTPYDQDTRFGVWFEPLLPRLCPLREE from the coding sequence TTGCTGAAGATAACAGAACCGAAAAAAGTTCTCTGTATCCACGACCTTTCCGGCGTGGGGCGCTGTAGTCTGGCGGTCATCCTGCCGGTGCTCAGCGTCATGGGCATCCAGCCGGTGGCCCTGCCCACGGTAATGCTCTCCACCCACACCGGCGGCTTTGGCGCTCCGGCTCGTCTGGACGGCTATGCCTACGGGGAGGCCGCGCTGGAGCACTACCGGGAGCTGGGGCTGAGCTTTGACTGCATCTACACTGGCTACCTCGGGGGCGAGGCGCAGGCCGCGCTGGCCGAGAAGGCCTTCGACCTCTGGCCCTCGGCCTACAAGGTGGTAGACCCCGTGATGGGGGATAACGGCAGGGCCTACACCACCGTCACCCCGGCCTTCATCGACCGGATGCGGCAGCTCTGCCGCCGGGCCGACCTTATCCTGCCCAACGCCACCGAGGCCGGGCTGCTGCTGGAAAAGCCCCTGCCCGACCCGCTGGACGAGGCGGGCGCACAGGCGCTGGCCGACGAGCTGGCGGCGGCGCTGGCCCCCAACGTGGTGGTCACGGGCTTACAGCTGGACAAGTACATTGCCTGCGCCGGTGCGGGCCGCGAACGCTTCGTGGTCAAAAAGCTGCACATCGCCCGCAATTTCCCCGGCACGGGCGACCTCTACGGCGCGGTGCTCATCGGCTCGCTGATTCAGGGCAACGCCCTGAGCGCGGCGGCAGACAATGCAGCAGAATTTGTGGCGCTGGCCATCCAGAAGACGCCCTATGATCAGGACACCCGCTTCGGCGTCTGGTTCGAGCCTCTGCTGCCCCGGCTGTGCCCGCTGCGGGAAGAGTGA
- a CDS encoding DUF1972 domain-containing protein, whose product MKNVVQDLTSAGHEWMRAKWSAPIRKYWKISEQMMVKYCDLAICDSVNSPLNGTGLKPVTRTLKEMGYTNITVVKEQEQPDGNFPTCPYPNPEIKEAMALGMEYAKKCNADLLLATDPDCDRVGIAVKNKAGEYELLTGNQTGMLLLDYVCSQRAKHGKMPADPVMVKTIVTMDMGEQIATHYGLRTINVLTGFKFIGEQIGKLEQQGKADSYVFGFEESYGYLTGSYVRDKDGVDGAYMICEMFSYYATKGISLLDKLEELYKTYGYCLNTLHSYEFDGSAGFAKMQDIMQAFRGGIKEFGGRKVVKLLDYAPGLDGLPKSDVLKFLLEDNCSIVVRPSGTEPKLKTYISVSAENKEAAEKVEAEIRKSAEAYLK is encoded by the coding sequence GTGAAAAATGTTGTCCAAGACTTGACATCGGCCGGACATGAGTGGATGCGAGCTAAATGGTCTGCACCAATTCGGAAGTATTGGAAGATTTCTGAGCAGATGATGGTCAAGTATTGTGACCTTGCAATCTGTGATTCTGTGAATAGCCCGCTGAACGGCACTGGCCTGAAGCCTGTGACCCGCACCCTGAAGGAGATGGGCTACACCAACATCACGGTGGTCAAGGAGCAGGAGCAGCCGGACGGAAACTTCCCGACCTGCCCGTACCCCAACCCGGAGATCAAGGAAGCCATGGCACTGGGCATGGAGTATGCCAAAAAGTGCAACGCCGACCTGCTGCTGGCGACTGACCCCGACTGTGACCGTGTGGGCATCGCCGTCAAGAACAAGGCAGGGGAGTACGAGCTGCTGACCGGCAACCAGACGGGTATGCTGCTGCTGGACTACGTTTGCAGCCAGCGCGCCAAGCACGGTAAGATGCCCGCCGACCCGGTCATGGTCAAGACCATCGTCACCATGGACATGGGCGAGCAGATCGCCACCCACTATGGCCTGCGCACCATCAACGTGCTGACCGGCTTCAAGTTCATCGGGGAGCAGATCGGCAAGTTGGAACAGCAGGGAAAGGCAGACAGCTATGTGTTCGGCTTTGAGGAAAGCTATGGCTATCTGACCGGCTCCTACGTCCGCGATAAGGATGGCGTGGACGGTGCGTATATGATCTGCGAGATGTTCAGCTACTATGCCACCAAGGGCATCAGCCTGTTGGACAAGCTGGAGGAGCTGTACAAGACCTACGGCTACTGCCTGAACACCCTGCACAGCTATGAGTTCGACGGCAGCGCCGGTTTTGCCAAGATGCAGGACATCATGCAGGCATTCCGGGGCGGCATCAAGGAGTTTGGCGGCAGGAAGGTCGTCAAGCTGCTGGACTACGCGCCGGGTCTGGACGGCCTGCCCAAGTCCGACGTGCTCAAGTTCCTGCTGGAAGACAACTGCTCTATCGTGGTGCGCCCCTCCGGCACCGAGCCGAAGCTCAAGACCTATATCTCCGTCAGCGCAGAGAATAAGGAAGCCGCCGAGAAGGTGGAAGCAGAGATCCGCAAGAGCGCGGAAGCATATCTGAAATAA
- a CDS encoding Rpn family recombination-promoting nuclease/putative transposase → MENQLAHAITQTEYDSSYDKAAKKLLANKQILAQIMKNCVNEYSACSVDEIAEKYIEGTPEVGTVGVHVDDTNRPQKTSDVIVGSNNEDSTLTEGTVNYDVRFDAIAPALEGSTARKDVIRLIINVEAQTAFNPGYPLTKRAIYYCSRMISAQHGPIFTNSEYGKIRKVYSIWVCTHPTKEFQNTLIRYSIRPEQLIGNAVEKSENYDLMSVVTICLGEPDTENYTGIVKFMDVLLSSSRAATEKKKILEEEFGVAMNEELEREVLVMCNLSQGVKAEGREEGINIGEMRMLVKQVRKGRVTIEEAAEDAGMTVEEFKKVMENTPLQAV, encoded by the coding sequence ATGGAAAATCAGCTTGCTCATGCGATAACGCAGACGGAATATGATTCGAGTTATGATAAGGCTGCCAAGAAGCTGCTTGCCAACAAACAGATTCTGGCACAGATTATGAAGAACTGTGTGAATGAGTACAGTGCCTGTTCCGTAGACGAAATTGCAGAGAAGTATATCGAAGGAACGCCGGAAGTGGGCACGGTTGGCGTTCATGTTGATGATACAAACAGACCCCAAAAAACTTCTGACGTAATTGTCGGAAGCAATAATGAGGATTCTACGTTGACGGAAGGAACCGTCAATTATGATGTCCGGTTCGATGCAATTGCACCGGCGTTAGAAGGTTCTACTGCACGGAAAGATGTGATACGTCTTATTATCAATGTGGAAGCGCAGACGGCTTTTAATCCGGGATACCCGTTGACAAAGCGAGCAATCTATTATTGCAGCAGGATGATCTCCGCACAGCATGGCCCGATATTCACGAACTCGGAGTATGGGAAAATCCGAAAAGTGTACTCTATCTGGGTTTGTACACACCCAACCAAGGAGTTCCAAAACACTCTGATTCGTTATTCTATCCGACCAGAGCAGTTGATTGGAAACGCTGTTGAAAAATCGGAAAACTACGATTTAATGAGTGTTGTAACGATTTGTCTGGGAGAACCGGATACGGAAAACTATACAGGTATTGTGAAATTTATGGATGTGTTGCTCTCTTCTTCCAGAGCAGCTACTGAGAAAAAGAAAATTCTTGAAGAAGAATTTGGCGTTGCAATGAACGAAGAACTGGAAAGGGAGGTGCTTGTTATGTGCAACCTTAGTCAGGGCGTAAAGGCCGAAGGCAGAGAAGAAGGCATCAACATTGGTGAGATGCGGATGCTGGTTAAACAGGTAAGAAAAGGCCGTGTGACGATTGAAGAAGCAGCGGAAGATGCTGGAATGACAGTAGAGGAATTTAAGAAAGTGATGGAAAATACCCCGCTGCAGGCGGTCTAA